A genome region from Archaeoglobus fulgidus DSM 4304 includes the following:
- a CDS encoding 4Fe-4S dicluster domain-containing protein, whose product MKFRVEFDPRRCGAAGECVDVCKNGVWTWKEVESRFLGMRIRRRIPFPENQEKCTGCRKCERICPTRCVRVVEA is encoded by the coding sequence ATGAAGTTCAGAGTGGAGTTCGACCCAAGGAGATGCGGCGCTGCTGGAGAGTGCGTTGACGTCTGCAAGAACGGCGTGTGGACATGGAAGGAAGTTGAGTCAAGATTTCTCGGCATGAGAATCAGGAGAAGAATACCGTTCCCGGAAAACCAGGAGAAATGCACGGGCTGCAGGAAATGCGAGAGAATCTGCCCAACAAGATGTGTGAGGGTCGTGGAGGCTTAG
- a CDS encoding TrpB-like pyridoxal phosphate-dependent enzyme — MKKIMLDESEMPKEWYNVLPDLPEPLPPPLHPATQEPVKPEDLEPIFPKGLIQQEMSGERWIRIPEDVREIYRIWRPTPLVRAERLEKALKTPARIYFKYEGASPPGSHKPNTAVAQAYYNAKEGVERLTTETGAGQWGSALCFATKLFEMACTVYMVKVSFMQKPYRRVMMETWGGEVIPSPSDRTEVGRKILAENPDTPGSLGIAISEAIEDAAKNENTKYSLGSVLNHVLLHQTVIGLETKAQLEKVDEKPDVLIGCVGGGSNFAGLTYPFVNDAKNGDLEIIAVEPAACPTLTAGEYKYDFGDVAGLTPLLKMYTLGHDFIPPPIHAGGLRYHGDAPTLCMLVKHGVIKARAVKQLPTFEAGLLFARTEGIIPAPETNHAVRAAIDEAIKARENNEEKVIVFGFSGHGLLDLQAYDDYLAGRLADT; from the coding sequence ATGAAAAAGATAATGCTTGATGAGAGCGAGATGCCGAAGGAGTGGTACAACGTTCTGCCCGATCTGCCCGAACCTCTCCCTCCACCGCTCCATCCCGCAACGCAGGAGCCTGTAAAGCCAGAAGATTTGGAGCCGATTTTTCCGAAAGGGCTGATTCAGCAGGAGATGAGTGGCGAGAGGTGGATAAGGATTCCGGAGGATGTAAGGGAAATTTACAGAATCTGGCGTCCAACACCTCTGGTAAGGGCTGAGAGGCTTGAAAAGGCTCTGAAAACTCCAGCAAGGATTTATTTCAAGTACGAGGGGGCAAGCCCTCCGGGCAGCCACAAGCCCAACACCGCCGTTGCGCAGGCCTACTACAACGCGAAGGAGGGAGTTGAGAGACTCACCACTGAAACCGGAGCGGGACAGTGGGGTTCAGCTTTGTGCTTCGCAACGAAGCTCTTCGAGATGGCGTGCACGGTTTACATGGTTAAAGTAAGCTTCATGCAGAAGCCCTACAGGAGGGTGATGATGGAGACGTGGGGTGGAGAAGTCATTCCATCTCCCAGCGACAGAACGGAAGTGGGCAGGAAGATTCTTGCAGAGAATCCCGACACGCCGGGGAGTTTGGGTATAGCCATTAGCGAGGCCATTGAGGATGCTGCCAAAAACGAGAACACCAAGTACAGCCTTGGAAGCGTTCTGAACCACGTCCTGCTTCACCAGACTGTTATTGGCCTTGAAACCAAGGCGCAGCTTGAGAAGGTTGATGAGAAGCCTGACGTGCTGATTGGCTGTGTGGGTGGTGGTAGCAACTTTGCAGGCCTCACTTACCCCTTCGTTAACGACGCGAAGAATGGTGATCTGGAAATCATCGCTGTTGAGCCCGCTGCCTGCCCCACGTTGACGGCAGGAGAGTACAAGTACGATTTCGGTGATGTTGCAGGCCTGACACCCCTTCTGAAGATGTACACCCTCGGCCACGACTTCATCCCACCTCCAATCCACGCTGGTGGGCTTAGGTACCACGGTGACGCTCCAACACTCTGCATGCTTGTCAAGCACGGCGTAATTAAGGCAAGGGCGGTGAAGCAGCTTCCAACATTCGAGGCCGGGTTGCTCTTCGCCAGAACGGAGGGCATAATCCCCGCTCCGGAAACCAACCACGCAGTGAGGGCGGCGATTGATGAGGCCATTAAGGCGAGGGAGAACAACGAGGAGAAGGTAATCGTCTTCGGCTTCAGCGGTCACGGATTGCTTGACTTGCAGGCTTACGACGACTACCTTGCGGGAAGGCTTGCCGACACTTAG
- the hemL gene encoding glutamate-1-semialdehyde 2,1-aminomutase, protein MKLDKSRKLYAEALNLMPGGVSSPVRAFKPHPFYTARGKGSKIYDVDGNAYIDYCMAYGPLVLGHANEVVKNALAEQLERGWLYGTPIELEIEYAKLIQKYFPSMEMLRFVNTGSEATMAALRVARGFTGRDKIVKVEGSFHGAHDAVLVKAGSGATTHGIPNSAGVPADFVKNTLQVPFNDIEALSEILEKNEVAALILEPVMGNSSLILPEKDYLKEVRKVTAENDVLLIFDEVITGFRVSMGGAQEYYGVKPDLTTLGKIAGGGLPIGIFGGRKEIMERVAPSGDVYQAGTFSGNPLSLTAGYATVKFMEENGVIEKVNSLTEKLVSGIADVLEDKKAECEVGSLASMFCIYFGPTPRNYAEALQLNKERFMEFFWRMLENGVFLPPSQYETCFVSFAHTEEDVEKTVEAVSESL, encoded by the coding sequence ATGAAGCTTGATAAGTCGAGAAAGCTCTACGCTGAAGCTTTGAATCTGATGCCCGGAGGTGTAAGCAGCCCCGTTAGGGCTTTCAAGCCGCATCCCTTTTACACCGCAAGGGGAAAGGGCTCTAAAATTTACGACGTTGATGGAAACGCTTACATAGACTACTGCATGGCCTATGGCCCGCTGGTTCTTGGCCATGCAAATGAGGTGGTAAAGAACGCCTTGGCGGAGCAGCTTGAAAGGGGCTGGCTCTATGGAACCCCCATAGAGCTTGAAATTGAGTATGCGAAGCTAATTCAGAAGTACTTCCCCTCAATGGAGATGCTCAGGTTTGTGAACACGGGCAGCGAGGCAACGATGGCTGCCTTAAGGGTTGCGAGAGGCTTTACAGGGAGGGACAAAATTGTCAAGGTCGAGGGGAGCTTTCACGGTGCGCATGATGCCGTTCTTGTTAAGGCTGGAAGCGGTGCCACAACCCACGGCATTCCCAATTCTGCGGGAGTCCCCGCTGACTTCGTCAAAAACACTCTGCAGGTGCCCTTCAACGACATTGAGGCTCTATCCGAAATTCTGGAGAAAAATGAGGTAGCAGCATTAATCCTTGAGCCCGTGATGGGCAACTCGTCCCTGATTCTGCCTGAGAAAGATTATCTGAAGGAGGTAAGAAAAGTTACGGCCGAGAACGACGTCCTGCTGATTTTCGATGAAGTTATTACTGGCTTCAGGGTATCGATGGGCGGAGCGCAGGAGTATTACGGAGTTAAGCCCGACTTAACAACTCTTGGAAAGATTGCTGGAGGTGGGTTGCCCATAGGGATTTTTGGCGGAAGAAAGGAGATAATGGAGAGGGTTGCTCCTTCGGGAGACGTTTATCAGGCCGGAACCTTCAGCGGGAACCCTCTGAGCCTCACTGCCGGTTACGCAACTGTGAAGTTCATGGAGGAGAACGGAGTGATTGAGAAAGTCAACTCCCTCACCGAGAAACTCGTTTCGGGCATAGCTGACGTTCTGGAGGATAAAAAGGCTGAATGTGAGGTTGGGAGTTTGGCTTCAATGTTCTGCATATACTTCGGCCCAACTCCGAGAAACTACGCCGAAGCCTTGCAGCTCAACAAGGAGAGGTTCATGGAGTTCTTCTGGAGAATGCTTGAGAATGGAGTTTTTCTGCCACCATCTCAGTACGAGACCTGCTTTGTAAGCTTCGCCCACACCGAGGAGGATGTTGAAAAAACTGTGGAGGCGGTGAGCGAATCGTTATGA
- the hemC gene encoding hydroxymethylbilane synthase has translation MKLIVGTRGSKLALAQTNKVAERLKERYEVEIRIVKTAGDIMKDKPLYEFKGMGAFVRALDTALAEGKVDVAVHSFKDVPSQRVEGTVVAAVIERDSPCDVLISRDGSTLEELDEGAVVGTSSLRRRAQLSRLRGDLRFENLRGNLDTRLRKLREGNYDAIVVAEAGLKRLGLDREVEYQPFPPEVIVPPANQGIIAIATRKGEEDLVAFLNDEKTWLEAMVERAVIKELGVGCAVPVGVYAEAQSRVRLICEILDKKYLRVEEKLSKDTAVEEAAEIGKDLRKEIYGG, from the coding sequence ATGAAGCTCATTGTGGGGACAAGGGGCAGCAAGCTCGCTTTAGCCCAGACAAACAAGGTTGCTGAGAGGCTGAAGGAGAGGTACGAGGTAGAAATCAGGATTGTGAAGACTGCAGGGGACATAATGAAGGACAAGCCCCTCTACGAGTTCAAGGGGATGGGGGCCTTTGTCAGGGCTCTGGACACGGCTCTGGCCGAGGGGAAGGTGGACGTGGCTGTCCACAGCTTCAAGGACGTGCCGAGCCAGAGGGTGGAGGGGACAGTTGTTGCCGCGGTGATTGAGAGGGATTCTCCATGTGACGTGCTCATTTCAAGGGACGGAAGCACTCTGGAGGAGCTTGATGAGGGTGCTGTGGTTGGAACCTCAAGTCTTAGAAGGAGGGCACAGCTTTCGAGGCTGAGGGGGGATCTGAGGTTCGAGAATCTCAGGGGAAACCTTGACACAAGGCTGAGGAAGCTGAGAGAGGGCAATTACGACGCTATAGTGGTTGCGGAGGCTGGTTTGAAGAGGCTGGGGCTTGACAGGGAGGTTGAGTATCAGCCCTTCCCGCCTGAGGTGATTGTCCCCCCTGCCAATCAGGGAATAATTGCGATAGCCACGAGGAAGGGTGAGGAGGATCTGGTTGCTTTCCTCAATGACGAGAAGACTTGGCTGGAGGCGATGGTTGAGAGAGCTGTAATAAAGGAGCTTGGTGTTGGCTGCGCTGTTCCGGTAGGTGTTTACGCTGAAGCTCAAAGCAGAGTAAGGCTGATTTGCGAGATTCTTGACAAAAAGTATTTGAGAGTTGAGGAGAAGCTTTCGAAGGATACAGCAGTTGAGGAGGCTGCTGAAATAGGCAAAGATCTCAGGAAGGAGATCTATGGTGGGTAA
- the cobA gene encoding uroporphyrinogen-III C-methyltransferase → MVGKVYIVGAGPGKKDLLTLRAYELIKRADVILHDELIGEVAELLKESRAEIVDVGKRSGRHKKRQEEINKLLVEYARQGKTVVRLKGGDPCVFGRGGEEAEFLAKHGIPFEFVPGVTSAIAVPEAVGIPVTHRRYDPALVFITGRESRERLNWKALAELNATIVILMGVSRIPEIAKNLLEHGKDPETEVAIIESGFSDRERVILTTLGKMAERAEKERVKPPAIIVIGKVVELYGVLSRWLG, encoded by the coding sequence ATGGTGGGTAAGGTTTACATCGTTGGGGCGGGGCCCGGAAAGAAGGATTTGCTCACCTTAAGAGCCTACGAGCTCATAAAGAGGGCCGATGTTATTCTGCACGACGAGTTGATAGGGGAGGTTGCTGAGCTACTCAAGGAGAGCAGGGCTGAAATCGTGGATGTGGGAAAGAGGAGCGGAAGGCACAAGAAGAGGCAGGAGGAGATAAACAAACTTCTGGTTGAGTACGCAAGGCAGGGAAAAACAGTGGTGAGGCTTAAAGGCGGAGACCCCTGCGTTTTTGGAAGGGGTGGGGAGGAAGCAGAGTTTCTGGCAAAGCACGGCATCCCCTTTGAATTTGTGCCGGGAGTGACTTCAGCCATTGCAGTTCCAGAGGCTGTCGGAATTCCCGTCACCCACCGCCGCTACGACCCTGCCTTGGTGTTTATCACTGGAAGGGAGAGCAGGGAGAGGCTGAACTGGAAGGCACTGGCTGAGCTTAACGCCACCATCGTGATTCTAATGGGAGTTTCGAGAATTCCTGAAATAGCAAAAAATCTTCTTGAGCATGGCAAAGATCCGGAAACGGAGGTGGCTATAATAGAGAGCGGTTTTTCCGACAGGGAGAGGGTTATTTTAACCACTCTCGGGAAAATGGCCGAAAGGGCTGAGAAGGAAAGAGTTAAGCCTCCAGCAATCATCGTCATAGGCAAGGTTGTGGAGCTTTACGGCGTTTTGTCCAGATGGCTGGGTTAA
- a CDS encoding cation:proton antiporter regulatory subunit: MAIDLSGVGTKYEIDTPDGKVAVVFLDTGKIQLYILEKSCGKPCCVTLTAEEARRVASVLSGSILEREEEGMELSLPGLAELRIAVHTYTVPKRLSGKSIGELGIRSKTGATVIAVLKKEKTIISPSPETVLEPGDKVVVIGEKHQIENFEKFLRD, from the coding sequence ATGGCAATAGACCTCTCCGGCGTGGGAACGAAGTATGAAATAGATACTCCCGATGGCAAGGTAGCGGTCGTTTTTCTTGACACGGGTAAAATACAGCTTTACATTTTGGAAAAAAGTTGTGGCAAGCCGTGCTGCGTAACTCTAACGGCCGAAGAGGCAAGGAGAGTTGCAAGCGTTCTTTCGGGCTCAATTCTGGAGCGGGAAGAAGAGGGTATGGAACTCTCCCTTCCGGGACTTGCAGAACTTAGAATAGCCGTCCACACCTACACAGTTCCGAAGAGGCTGTCAGGGAAGAGCATAGGTGAGCTGGGAATAAGAAGCAAGACAGGAGCAACGGTGATAGCGGTTTTGAAGAAGGAGAAGACAATAATCAGCCCCTCTCCAGAAACCGTTCTTGAGCCTGGGGATAAGGTGGTTGTCATAGGTGAGAAGCACCAGATAGAGAACTTCGAGAAGTTCCTCAGGGATTGA
- a CDS encoding cation:proton antiporter, producing the protein MELAVIVFAAAIAAIISRMLRITPIPAYILVGMALGKAGWHLSEVEFLGKLGIVFLLFYVGLKIPPSTIKKTWQRTLKSGTIDFLFNFLPPLVLLYLIGFDLRDAFILASAIYISSSAINLKMLVDDRKLVFTFAEVVVLLMVFEDIVLVALLFLFSASEPLTLLYLALIALTALALYAISPQIEKLMSREDEVPYLLTFSIPSISLFLAEKFRISEALMAILFGVALNRLRIDKMLVPFKEVFLAVFFVFFGTMVDLHFSYLSLLLIAVAVIGKLAGAYFIARFTTSKSDAVEVFKYTLARGEFTVIFPALFAPEFATTLAAVVLFTSIAGSLIAKL; encoded by the coding sequence ATGGAGCTTGCCGTAATTGTATTCGCAGCAGCGATTGCAGCGATAATCAGCAGAATGCTCAGGATAACCCCTATACCTGCCTACATACTCGTTGGAATGGCGCTGGGTAAAGCGGGATGGCATTTGTCCGAAGTAGAGTTTTTGGGGAAGCTCGGAATCGTGTTTCTGCTTTTCTACGTTGGCCTTAAAATTCCCCCTTCAACAATCAAAAAAACATGGCAGAGAACGCTCAAAAGCGGCACGATAGATTTTCTTTTCAACTTCCTACCACCTTTGGTTCTCCTCTACCTCATCGGATTTGATTTAAGGGATGCTTTCATTCTCGCCTCTGCGATTTACATCAGCAGCTCCGCAATAAACCTGAAAATGCTCGTTGACGACAGGAAGCTTGTTTTCACCTTTGCAGAAGTGGTCGTTCTGCTGATGGTCTTCGAGGACATAGTTCTGGTTGCACTGCTGTTCCTCTTCTCGGCCTCCGAGCCTTTGACTCTCCTCTACCTCGCTCTGATTGCCCTTACCGCTCTGGCTCTCTACGCAATATCCCCCCAGATCGAGAAGCTGATGAGCAGGGAGGACGAGGTTCCATATCTGCTGACGTTCTCAATTCCCTCCATATCCCTGTTTCTGGCTGAGAAGTTCAGAATTTCCGAGGCTTTGATGGCAATACTTTTCGGAGTTGCCCTGAACAGGCTCAGGATAGACAAAATGCTGGTTCCGTTTAAGGAGGTGTTTCTGGCAGTCTTCTTCGTCTTCTTCGGCACGATGGTTGACCTACATTTCTCCTACCTCTCCCTGCTGCTCATAGCGGTTGCAGTAATCGGCAAGCTAGCGGGAGCCTACTTCATCGCTCGCTTCACCACAAGCAAAAGCGATGCGGTGGAGGTGTTCAAATACACGCTTGCAAGGGGCGAGTTTACCGTAATCTTCCCCGCCCTCTTCGCTCCCGAATTTGCGACAACTCTTGCAGCTGTGGTTCTCTTCACGTCAATTGCGGGCTCTCTGATTGCTAAGCTTTAA
- a CDS encoding ion channel, protein MIQIILLRAVKKLIRSLRRRAILIYAGLYTVTLWAVSSIIFHLYEGVDLFDALYWAVTTTTTVGYGDVTPLTVRDGEVLTNPPEDFVLGDDDEVIYIAEKRIKA, encoded by the coding sequence ATGATTCAGATTATCCTCCTCAGAGCTGTTAAAAAGCTTATACGCTCACTCCGAAGGAGGGCGATTCTCATTTACGCGGGACTCTACACCGTGACCCTCTGGGCAGTCTCATCAATCATCTTTCACCTTTATGAGGGCGTGGATTTGTTTGACGCCCTTTACTGGGCTGTAACCACGACCACGACAGTTGGCTATGGAGACGTAACTCCCTTAACCGTCAGGGATGGTGAGGTTTTGACCAATCCTCCTGAGGACTTCGTGCTTGGAGATGATGACGAGGTTATTTACATAGCGGAAAAGAGGATTAAAGCTTAG
- a CDS encoding tRNA (N(6)-L-threonylcarbamoyladenosine(37)-C(2))-methylthiotransferase: MRVAIETYGCTTNQADSDIMRGFLSGEFELSSVEDAEVVIINSCGVIDFTERKIIRRMLDLKREGKKVVLAGCLTRISKEALSVADSALSPDNLDMVVDAVYSALNGRKLFTERRFIDKAEFSHLKCRLRENAIAIVSISEGCLGKCSFCATKFARGRLRSFSMDAIVREAERAVRAGYREIQLTSQDTGAYGMDKGRAMLPELLRKISEIEGEFRVRVGMMNPQHAVRMLDELINAYSSEKIYKFLHIPVQSGDNRILEDMKRNHTVEDYVEVVEAFRNSFDDVLISTDIIVGFPTETEEAFWKSYELIKETRPDIVNITRYSARKGTPAARLRDIPGWIKKERSRKLTDLMRKIGLENNKRFVGKKLRVLVTKEGKNGRNLARMNSYRAVVTEGAVGEFVEVKIKDCRFNYLIGQLAAEQPQ, encoded by the coding sequence TTGAGAGTTGCGATTGAAACCTATGGATGCACAACTAACCAGGCGGATTCGGACATAATGAGGGGTTTTCTGTCAGGGGAGTTTGAGCTATCTTCAGTCGAGGACGCTGAGGTCGTCATCATCAACTCTTGCGGAGTTATTGATTTTACCGAGAGAAAAATCATTCGCAGAATGCTGGATTTGAAGAGGGAAGGTAAGAAGGTCGTTCTGGCAGGCTGCCTGACGAGGATTAGCAAGGAAGCTCTAAGCGTTGCTGACTCAGCCCTCTCACCCGACAACCTCGATATGGTTGTTGATGCCGTTTACTCCGCCTTAAACGGGCGAAAGCTTTTCACCGAAAGGAGGTTCATTGATAAGGCTGAATTCTCTCACTTAAAGTGCAGGCTGAGGGAGAATGCTATCGCCATTGTCTCAATCTCCGAGGGCTGTCTTGGAAAGTGCAGCTTCTGCGCCACGAAGTTTGCGAGGGGAAGGCTGAGAAGCTTCTCCATGGATGCAATCGTGAGGGAGGCGGAAAGGGCTGTAAGGGCAGGTTACAGGGAGATTCAGCTAACTTCTCAGGACACGGGAGCTTACGGCATGGACAAGGGAAGGGCGATGCTCCCAGAGCTGCTGAGGAAAATTTCGGAGATTGAAGGGGAGTTTAGAGTTAGAGTGGGGATGATGAACCCCCAACATGCCGTCAGAATGCTCGATGAGCTGATAAACGCTTACAGCAGCGAAAAAATCTACAAGTTCCTCCACATCCCCGTTCAGAGCGGGGACAACAGAATTCTGGAGGACATGAAGCGCAATCATACTGTTGAGGACTACGTTGAGGTTGTTGAAGCCTTCAGAAACTCATTCGATGATGTTTTAATCTCCACCGACATAATAGTAGGCTTTCCAACTGAGACTGAAGAGGCTTTCTGGAAAAGCTACGAGCTTATAAAAGAAACGAGACCCGACATAGTGAACATCACCCGCTATTCAGCAAGGAAAGGCACTCCTGCGGCAAGGCTGAGGGACATTCCGGGGTGGATAAAGAAGGAGAGGTCGAGGAAGCTGACGGATTTGATGAGAAAGATTGGTCTGGAGAACAATAAACGATTTGTTGGGAAAAAGCTCAGAGTTCTGGTCACGAAGGAGGGCAAAAACGGCAGAAATCTGGCGAGGATGAATTCCTACAGGGCTGTTGTCACCGAGGGAGCGGTGGGGGAGTTTGTTGAGGTAAAGATAAAGGACTGCAGGTTCAACTACCTCATAGGCCAGTTAGCTGCAGAACAGCCACAATGA
- a CDS encoding DUF554 domain-containing protein encodes MITGTLINALTVVFASLLGLAIGSRLSESIRGAIINVLGLAVLLIGISMALETKNVLIPTLSVVAGTAVGEVMGIEKALQSFGDRVERRLGKGRFSEGFVAATLLYCVGPMAILGPIQEGLTGDMSVLMAKSLLDGVASVALASALGIGVAFSSISILVYQGFFALLAAQLSSVVTERIIAEFTSTGGLLIMGIGINLLELRKLRVGNMLPALIFAPLIVAVLQLTGL; translated from the coding sequence ATGATAACGGGAACGCTAATCAACGCTTTAACAGTTGTTTTTGCATCACTCCTCGGCCTCGCCATCGGTTCCCGCCTGAGCGAGAGCATTAGGGGGGCTATTATAAACGTTCTCGGTCTGGCGGTGCTTTTAATTGGAATTAGCATGGCCTTGGAGACGAAAAACGTCCTGATTCCCACGCTCAGCGTTGTTGCTGGAACGGCTGTCGGGGAGGTTATGGGAATAGAGAAAGCTTTGCAGAGCTTTGGGGATAGAGTTGAGCGCAGATTGGGGAAGGGAAGGTTCTCCGAGGGGTTTGTTGCGGCAACTCTGCTTTACTGCGTAGGGCCGATGGCCATTCTCGGCCCCATTCAGGAGGGCCTGACTGGAGACATGTCGGTTCTGATGGCAAAGTCTCTGCTCGACGGTGTGGCATCAGTTGCCCTCGCATCAGCCTTAGGAATTGGCGTTGCTTTCTCAAGCATCAGCATCCTCGTATATCAGGGATTTTTCGCATTGCTTGCGGCACAGCTCAGCAGCGTCGTTACTGAGAGAATTATAGCCGAGTTCACCTCTACCGGAGGACTGCTGATAATGGGCATTGGGATAAACCTCCTTGAGCTCAGAAAGCTGAGAGTGGGGAACATGCTTCCAGCGCTGATTTTTGCACCTCTCATTGTGGCTGTTCTGCAGCTAACTGGCCTATGA
- a CDS encoding DUF473 domain-containing protein encodes MKCLVLTGISRNVIEELMRRNIRTIELRSAHNVATALKAEPGDCVFLTPARINDLGRGVSGLVAEVRGKEVMSQSLFYQSPSYIEESELTVVRLMLKPKSLGRLVQVKRGAFLETIEGDVVEMSYFDAR; translated from the coding sequence ATGAAGTGTTTGGTACTGACGGGCATATCGAGAAACGTGATTGAAGAGCTAATGAGAAGGAACATTAGGACCATAGAACTGCGCAGCGCACACAATGTTGCAACTGCACTAAAGGCCGAACCGGGAGACTGCGTTTTCCTCACTCCTGCAAGGATAAATGATTTGGGAAGAGGTGTAAGCGGACTTGTAGCAGAGGTGAGGGGAAAGGAAGTGATGAGCCAGTCCCTTTTCTACCAGTCGCCAAGCTACATAGAGGAGAGCGAGCTTACAGTTGTGAGGCTTATGCTGAAGCCGAAAAGCCTGGGAAGGCTTGTACAGGTCAAGAGGGGAGCCTTCCTCGAAACGATTGAGGGTGACGTGGTTGAGATGTCATACTTCGATGCGAGGTAG
- a CDS encoding proteasome assembly chaperone family protein, with protein MELETEIIVDKVDVENPILITSFPGIGLVGTIATAHYIMELKLESIGIVDSRLLPPVASLYEGVILPPVRVYQSADLGFVLIHSDVPIIPQAAIDMSKKIVQFAAEINARRVYSFAGVATFEDKKRVFAAATSKELLEEVKDHAEIFKTGTISGIAGSIMNECVAAKMPGIVLLGETLGFNPDPRAAASLIEAVNKIMNWNVSVEKLLKEAEMIEAQMQKLAEQARMQEERKEEFPMYG; from the coding sequence ATGGAGCTTGAAACGGAAATTATTGTCGACAAGGTGGATGTTGAAAACCCGATTCTGATAACGAGCTTTCCGGGAATAGGGCTTGTGGGCACAATAGCCACCGCACACTACATAATGGAGCTGAAACTGGAGTCCATAGGCATCGTTGATTCGAGGCTCCTCCCTCCAGTTGCATCTCTGTATGAGGGCGTAATTCTGCCGCCTGTGAGAGTTTACCAGAGCGCAGACTTGGGATTCGTTCTCATTCACTCGGATGTACCCATAATACCTCAGGCCGCCATCGATATGAGCAAGAAAATCGTTCAGTTCGCCGCTGAGATTAACGCGAGGAGGGTTTACTCCTTTGCCGGAGTTGCAACCTTTGAGGACAAGAAGAGAGTGTTCGCTGCTGCTACGAGCAAGGAGCTTCTTGAGGAGGTTAAAGACCACGCGGAGATATTCAAAACGGGGACGATTTCAGGAATTGCAGGAAGCATAATGAACGAGTGCGTTGCTGCAAAGATGCCCGGAATTGTGCTTCTCGGGGAAACACTCGGCTTCAATCCTGATCCCAGGGCTGCTGCTAGCCTGATTGAGGCTGTAAACAAAATAATGAACTGGAACGTCAGTGTGGAAAAGTTGCTCAAGGAGGCGGAGATGATAGAGGCGCAGATGCAGAAATTGGCTGAGCAGGCAAGGATGCAGGAAGAGAGGAAAGAGGAGTTCCCCATGTACGGGTGA